Genomic segment of Petrotoga mexicana DSM 14811:
TTGGAATAGTATGTGATGCTTTAGATATACTACCGCTGTTAGAAAAAGAAATAAAATCAGGTGATAAAAATGATTGAATACAGAAAGGTAACTACCACTACTGTTGAAAAGTTGAGAAAAATATTAAAAAACGATGCACTACTGATATACGATGATACAGAAAGTCTAAAAAGTTATTCAAACGACGAATCAGGTGGAGAGTATTACGCAAATATGCCAGAGGTTGTAGTAAAACCGGAAACCAAAGAGCAAATATCCCAAATAATAAAACTGGCAAACAACGAAATGATCCCCATAACACCAAGAGGAGCTGGCAGTGGATTGGCTGGGGCGGATATACCAATATTTGGAGGTATAGTAATATCACTTGAGAGAATGAACAAAATAATAGAAATAGATTCAGAAAACTTAGTTGCTGTGGTTGAACCAGGTGTGGTTACAAACGATCTATGTAGGATTGTATCAGAAAAGGGATTATACTACGCAGGATATCCTATGAGTGTAGAAACGAGTTTCATTGGAGGTAATGTTGCTACTAATGCAGGTGGAAGTAAGGTAATAAAATATGGAAACACAGCTCATCATATATTGGGATTAGAGATGGTAATGCCTGACGGCGAGATAGTAGAATATGGAGGAAAAAGAAGGAAAGATTCAAGTGGTTACAACCTATTACAACTTTTCATTGGCTCAGAAGGAACGCTCGGAATATTCACAAAGATATACGTAAATCTCATACCCCAGCCAGGAAAAGTTGTTGACCTGCTGGTTCCCTTTGAAAGTGTAGAAAAGGCTATAAGCAATGTCGCACCATTAATGGTCGAGACAAAGAGTTTACCCTCAGGAATAGAATTCATAGACAAGAAATCCATTTACTATGCTTCAAAATACACGGGAATGAAATTACCATACCAGGACGAGGTAGAATCTTATCTTATAGTTCAATACGAGGCAACGAGCTTACAAGAGATTGAAGAATTGTATGAAAAAGGCGGGAAAGCCTTACAAAAAAACGGAGCAAAAGATGTATTCATAGCAGATAACAGAAGTAACTCAGAAAAGATATGGCGTATGAGAAGAAACTGGTTGGAAAGCTTAAAAGCTGTAGATCCATATGTACCAACTGGAGATGTCGTAGTACCAACATCTAAGATTCCTGAAATGATGAAATACATCAATGAAGTATCTAACGAGTTCAAAATAGATATCCCGGTTGCAGGGCATGCAGCCGATGGTAACCTCCATCCTGCACCATTAAAACCAAAAAACCTCCCACCGAATGAATGGAAAACCTTATCGGAAGAGATACTTGGAAAAATAGCGATGAAAGCCGCCCAAATGGGTGGTGCCATAAGCGGGGAACATGGAGTAGGGTTCATAAAAAAGGAATTACTAAAAAAGACAAAACCAAAACAGTATAAATGGATGCAAGAGGTAAAAGAAGCATTTGACCCTAATAACATCATGAACCCAGGAAAGTTATTCTAAAAAATTTTCAAAGAAAAGGTGATAATTTTGAAATATCTACACTTAGCTATTGACCTCGGGGCGTCAGGTGGAAAAGTAATGGCAGGTAGCATACATAATGACAAACTTATATTGAGTGAAGTAAACCGTTTTCCAAACTCCCCAGTTGAAATAAATGGAATATCTTATTGGAACATTTTGAATTTGTACAATCATATAATTGAGAGCATTCAAATAGCTCAAAAAAATGATCAAAAGATTCTATCTTTAGGAATAGATAGTTGGGGAGTGGACTTCGGACTTTTAAACGAAAACGGTTATTTAATAAACAATCCAGTTCATTACAGGAATATGTTTAAGACTAATATAATGCAAGAGGCAATAGAAAAAGCTGGCAAGAAATGGATATATGAACACTCTCCAACACAGTTTCAACCGTTCAATACATTGTACCAAATATTAGCCTACCAAAAATACGCTCCAGATTTTGTCAAAATATCAAAAGACCTGTTGATGATCCCTTCATTATTAAATTATTTTTTAACCGGTGAAAAAGCTATTGATTTCACAATGGCTACAACTACTCAAATTTATAATCATAGAAAAAGAAATTGGGACGAAGAAATAATGAAAAAGTTTGACATTCCTGATATATTACCTGAAATAGTCCCTGCTGGTACGAATATTGGTAAAATAAAAAAAGATGTATTAAATAACAATTCAAACATAGATGTAATTCTGCCAGCCAGTCATGATACTGGATCTGCATATGCTGCAATAGCTTCAGATCCCTCAGATACCTTGTTCATTAGCTTAGGAACATGGTGCTTAACTGGTGCTATTGTTAAAGAGGTCCCCTTCAACGAAGAACTCATGGAAAACAATTTAGCCGCAGAGGGTTGTTTGGATGGATCCTTTAGAATATTGGCAAACGTTACAGGCATGTGGTTAATTCAGGGTATTATAAAAAGTCTTAACTTGCCGGATAACGGCGATACTTATCAAAAAATTACAGATATGGCACAGAATGCAAAACCATTTTCTTCTTATATCAATGTAGATGATCCTTCTTTACAAAATCCTCAAGACATGATACAGGCAATAATTCAGCAGTCTATAAAAGATAATGATACCGTTTTAAATGAAACATCTCAGGTTATAAGAACGGCATTGGAAGGGATTGCCTTCAAAGTAAATGAAGTTAAAGAAAAACTATCAAAGATATTGAAAATCGATTTTAAAAGAGTTCATGCGGTAGGTGGAGGAACCAGAAATAAATTACTTTGTCAATTCATTGCGGATGCAACAGGACTCACTGTTTTAACTGGTCCTA
This window contains:
- a CDS encoding rhamnulokinase, which produces MIILKYLHLAIDLGASGGKVMAGSIHNDKLILSEVNRFPNSPVEINGISYWNILNLYNHIIESIQIAQKNDQKILSLGIDSWGVDFGLLNENGYLINNPVHYRNMFKTNIMQEAIEKAGKKWIYEHSPTQFQPFNTLYQILAYQKYAPDFVKISKDLLMIPSLLNYFLTGEKAIDFTMATTTQIYNHRKRNWDEEIMKKFDIPDILPEIVPAGTNIGKIKKDVLNNNSNIDVILPASHDTGSAYAAIASDPSDTLFISLGTWCLTGAIVKEVPFNEELMENNLAAEGCLDGSFRILANVTGMWLIQGIIKSLNLPDNGDTYQKITDMAQNAKPFSSYINVDDPSLQNPQDMIQAIIQQSIKDNDTVLNETSQVIRTALEGIAFKVNEVKEKLSKILKIDFKRVHAVGGGTRNKLLCQFIADATGLTVLTGPIEGTAVGNLVSQLYALKFLKNFEEARDLIKRSFDFQIFEPKEYDVWKEAFASFQKKK
- a CDS encoding FAD-binding oxidoreductase, with the protein product MIEYRKVTTTTVEKLRKILKNDALLIYDDTESLKSYSNDESGGEYYANMPEVVVKPETKEQISQIIKLANNEMIPITPRGAGSGLAGADIPIFGGIVISLERMNKIIEIDSENLVAVVEPGVVTNDLCRIVSEKGLYYAGYPMSVETSFIGGNVATNAGGSKVIKYGNTAHHILGLEMVMPDGEIVEYGGKRRKDSSGYNLLQLFIGSEGTLGIFTKIYVNLIPQPGKVVDLLVPFESVEKAISNVAPLMVETKSLPSGIEFIDKKSIYYASKYTGMKLPYQDEVESYLIVQYEATSLQEIEELYEKGGKALQKNGAKDVFIADNRSNSEKIWRMRRNWLESLKAVDPYVPTGDVVVPTSKIPEMMKYINEVSNEFKIDIPVAGHAADGNLHPAPLKPKNLPPNEWKTLSEEILGKIAMKAAQMGGAISGEHGVGFIKKELLKKTKPKQYKWMQEVKEAFDPNNIMNPGKLF